In Erigeron canadensis isolate Cc75 chromosome 6, C_canadensis_v1, whole genome shotgun sequence, the following are encoded in one genomic region:
- the LOC122605479 gene encoding uncharacterized protein LOC122605479, which produces MANTHFLLQSNFTSNSLLQPTFQFHPLPIKFSRKFSPIKTSPNLRIKCLIFNRNSVSEKGSNQFKQKVTKTGLNELILKSIKKVFKSLQKPVITGVLLGLLLLYDHQNGCAAMAASGGRMGGRSFSSSSSSSSSSSRSFSTRSRGPELSFSAPYYAPTPFGGGGFFVGPAVGFGSSFFFVMVGFAAFILVSGFLSDRSDGDDGSVLTATEKTSVLKLQVGLLGMGRSLQTDLNRIAEAANTSTPEGLSFVLQETTLSLLRHPDYCISGYSSVDVKRSVEEGEKRFNQLSIEERGKFDEETLVNVNNIRKQSATSQRSNGFRNEYIVITIIVAAGGVHKLPPINSSAQLKEALQKLASIPSSRIMAVEVLWTPQNENDTLSERELLEDYSLLRPL; this is translated from the exons ATGGCAAACACACACTTTCTATTACAATCCAACTTCACTTCCAATTCTTTACTCCAACCAACTTTCCAATTCCACCCCCTCCCTATCAAATTCTCAAGAAAATTTAGCCCCATCAAAACTTCACCAAATTTGAGAATCAAATGCTTAATCTTCAACCGTAACTCGGTATCCGAAAAGGGTAGTAATCAGTTTAAACAAAAAGTTACTAAAACTGGTCTAAATGAGCTCATTTTGAAATCAATCAAGAAAGTTTTTAAGTCCTTGCAGAAGCCTGTTATAACTGGTGTTTTATTGGGTCTGTTGTTATTGTATGATCATCAAAATGGTTGTGCAGCAATGGCTGCTTCAGGTGGGAGAATGGGTGGGAGGTCATTTTCGTCTTCCTCGTCGTCTTCTTCGTCGAGTTCTAGGAGTTTTAGTACTAGGAGTAGAGGACCCGAGTTGTCGTTTTCTGCCCCTTATTATGCTCCTACACCATTTGGGGGTGGTGGGTTTTTTGTTGGGCCTGCAGTTGGATTTGGGTCAAGTTTTTTCTTTGTGATGGTGGGTTTTGCTGCTTTTATTTTGGTTTCTGGGTTTTTATCGGACCGGTCTGATGGTGATGATGGTAGTGTGCTAACTGCTACTGAGAAAACTAGTGTTTTAAAGCTTCAG GTTGGTTTGTTGGGGATGGGTAGATCACTACAGACGGATCTAAATCGGATTGCTGAGGCAGCTAATACATCCACTCCAGAGGGTTTGAGCTTTGTATTACAAG AGACAACACTCTCTCTGCTTCGACACCCTGATTATTGCATTTCTGGTTATTCCTCT GTGGATGTAAAGAGGAGTGTAGAGGAAGGTGAGAAACGATTTAACCAACTTTCTATTGAAGAAAGGGGTAAATTTGATGAGGAAACTTTGGTCAATGTTAACAACATCAGAAAGCAAAGTGCAACAAGTCAGAGATCTAATGGGTTCCGTAATGAGTACATTGTG ATTACCATCATCGTGGCTGCTGGAGGCGTACATAAACTGCCGCCAATCAACAGTAGTGCACAATTGAAGGAAGCTTTGCAAAAGCTGGCCTCTATCCCTTCAAGCAGAATTATG GCAGTCGAGGTGTTATGGACCCcacaaaatgaaaatgatactCTTTCAGAGCGAGAATTACTTGAAGATTATTCGCTATTGCGCCCATTATAG